Proteins encoded by one window of uncultured Celeribacter sp.:
- the phnK gene encoding phosphonate C-P lyase system protein PhnK — MTIQPLLSVPLLSVKDIRKTYGDRVGCTDVSFDLYPGEVMGIVGESGSGKSTLLNCMAGHLPPDSGQVLFDTRDRGMVDTLTMSEPERRMLSRTDWAFVHQHARDGLRMGVSAGGNVGERLMAVGARHYGNIRTQAIDWLDRVEINEDRVDDKPSAFSGGMQQRLQIARNLVTGPRLVFMDEPTGGLDVSVQARLLDLLRGLVREMGLSAIIVTHDLAVVRLLADRLMVMKSGHVVEHGLTDQVLDDPQHAYTQLLVSSVLQV; from the coding sequence ATGACAATCCAACCGCTTCTTTCCGTCCCACTTCTTTCCGTTAAGGACATCCGCAAAACCTATGGCGATAGGGTCGGCTGCACCGATGTGTCCTTCGATCTCTACCCCGGCGAGGTGATGGGAATCGTGGGCGAATCCGGCTCTGGCAAGTCGACGCTTTTGAATTGCATGGCGGGGCATTTGCCGCCCGACAGCGGGCAGGTTCTGTTCGACACGCGCGACCGCGGTATGGTCGACACGCTCACCATGTCCGAACCCGAACGCCGGATGCTGTCGCGCACCGATTGGGCCTTTGTCCATCAACACGCCCGCGACGGGCTGCGCATGGGGGTCTCTGCGGGCGGCAATGTCGGCGAGCGGCTCATGGCGGTCGGCGCGCGGCATTACGGCAATATCCGCACGCAGGCCATCGACTGGCTGGACCGGGTCGAGATCAATGAGGACCGGGTGGACGACAAACCCAGCGCGTTTTCCGGCGGGATGCAACAACGCCTGCAAATCGCGCGGAACCTTGTCACCGGCCCGCGGCTTGTCTTCATGGATGAGCCGACCGGAGGCCTGGATGTCTCGGTTCAGGCGCGGCTTTTGGATTTGTTGCGCGGATTGGTGCGGGAAATGGGATTGTCGGCGATCATCGTCACCCATGACCTTGCTGTCGTGCGGCTTTTGGCGGATCGTCTGATGGTGATGAAATCCGGCCATGTCGTCGAACATGGCCTTACAGATCAGGTGCTCGATGACCCGCAACATGCCTATACGCAGCTTCTTGTCTCTTCTGTCTTGCAGGTCTGA
- a CDS encoding alpha-D-ribose 1-methylphosphonate 5-phosphate C-P-lyase PhnJ, producing MSDYNFAYLDEQTKRMIRRAILKGIAVPGYQVPFASREMPMPYGWGTGGVQVSAACLMPEDTLKVIDQGADDTTNAVSIRKFFEKTAEIAVTEKTREATVIQTRHRIPEEPLTEGQILVYQVPIPEPLRFLEPRETETRKMHALEEYGLMHVKLYEDIAKHGHIATSYAYPVKVEGRYVMDPSPIPKFDNPKMEMAAIQLFGAGREQRIYAVPPYTKVVSLDFEDHPFDPSKANHPCDLCGAEHTYLDEVIIDDEGGRMFVCSDTDYCAERQATGHRGRLSPEAAE from the coding sequence ATGTCTGACTATAACTTCGCCTATCTCGACGAGCAAACCAAACGGATGATCCGCCGTGCGATCCTCAAAGGCATTGCCGTGCCGGGCTATCAGGTGCCGTTTGCCTCGCGCGAAATGCCGATGCCCTATGGTTGGGGGACGGGGGGCGTGCAGGTTTCTGCCGCTTGTTTGATGCCCGAAGATACACTTAAGGTGATCGACCAGGGCGCGGATGACACCACGAACGCCGTCTCGATCCGCAAGTTTTTCGAGAAGACCGCAGAGATTGCGGTGACCGAGAAAACCCGCGAGGCGACCGTCATTCAGACCCGTCACCGCATTCCCGAAGAGCCGCTGACCGAGGGGCAAATCCTTGTTTATCAGGTGCCGATCCCGGAGCCTTTGCGCTTTCTGGAGCCGCGCGAGACCGAGACGCGCAAGATGCATGCGCTCGAAGAATATGGCCTCATGCATGTGAAACTCTACGAAGACATCGCCAAACACGGCCATATCGCCACCTCCTATGCCTATCCGGTCAAGGTCGAAGGGCGCTATGTGATGGACCCGTCGCCGATCCCGAAATTCGACAATCCGAAGATGGAGATGGCGGCGATCCAGCTTTTCGGTGCAGGGCGCGAGCAACGGATTTACGCCGTGCCGCCCTATACCAAGGTCGTCAGTCTCGATTTCGAAGATCATCCGTTTGATCCCTCAAAAGCCAACCATCCCTGCGATCTTTGCGGGGCGGAGCACACCTATCTCGATGAGGTGATCATCGACGATGAGGGCGGGCGGATGTTCGTCTGTTCCGATACCGATTATTGCGCTGAGCGGCAGGCCACAGGCCATCGCGGGCGACTGTCCCCGGAGGCTGCAGAATGA